The DNA sequence GATCTTACTAGGATGCTGTAATTTTCGGCTAAAATAGATAAGATGACAGGTTAAAGATGTTAAGTAGAAATTAACTTTTGGTTAATTAAAATAAACAACCCGCCTGAGTTTGTCTCAGACGGGTTGTGTTGATTTTTATTCTTTTTGACCTTGCTTGCAAAAAATGGAATTACTACTGTTTAATATGTAGAAAGATAGATTCAAAAATAATGCTCAGAGATGTTTCAGGAAAATCACCTTTCTTTTTCGAATAGTCTATGTGATTTATTTTAAGTGAAACGTCTTTTTGAGACTATGCAAACTATGATTCTATGTGTTGAAAAATGAATATATGCAACAAGTTTCTTTTATTGAATGTTGATTCCGTAAGGCAACATAGCCTGAACTCCTTTTTGTTTTTGGAATCTTTTTACCTGTTCTAAAATCCTGTAATTTTCCTCACCAATTTCTTCTTTTATGAAAGCTTCTTTTGATTTTGCAAAAGGCAGGCCGGATAATAAATCGTCAAATGATTTTTCGTACTCCGGATAATTCTGTGTGCTGTATGATTTTATTTTAGCAATTTTAGCAGCTTCTGCAATAGCGGCGTTTAGTCCGCCAATTTGGTCAACCAAACCAATTTTTATAGCCTCACTACCGGACCACACTCTTCCCTGAGCGATCGCATCTACCTGAGCAAAAGTCATTTTTCTACCCTCAGCTACGCGTGTTACAAAAGTTTTATAGATGTTTTCTACACCTTCTAAGGTAAAGGCTTTAAAGTTTTCGTCTAATGGCACAAACGGACTGTAATTGGCTGAATTTTCGTGTGTTTTTACTTGTTCAGTATTAATTCCTAATTTAGTCGCTAAGGGCGTAAAATTGGGTAATACTCCAAAAACTCCAATCGAACCGGTTATTGTATTGCTCTCAGCAAAAATTTTATTTGCGTTACAAGCAATGTAATATCCGCCGGATGCCGCGTAATTACCCATAGATACTACAATAGGTTTTACTTTTTTGGTAATTTCAATTTCTCTCCAGATCAAATCAGAAGTCAAAGCACTTCCGCCCGGACTGTCAATTCTAAGAACAATAGCTTTAACGTCTTTGTTTTTTCGGGCTTCCTGCAAAGAACGACGCATGGATCCTTCACCAATTACCGTAACATCACCTTCGCCGCTTTGAATTTCGCCTTGAGCGTAAATAATAGCAATCTGATCACTAGAGGTATTCGCTAAAGCTGTTGTAATGTTATTTTGTGTGTAGTCTAAGATCGAGATTTTGTTGTACTCTTCATCATCAGCAACTTTTAATGCTTTTTTGATGGCATTATGGTAAACATCTTCATAAGCGATAATGTCAACTAAATGTTGTGCTTTGGCCATTTCCGGTGTTCTTGCTAAGAGACCGTTTGCAATTTCATTTAGTTTGGCTACCGGTATATTTCTGCTTTTTGAGATGTCGTTAGAAACCGTTGACCAGATCGAATTTAAAAGAGCGGTTACTTGCTCTCTGTTAGCATCGCTCATTTTGTTTTCTAAAAAGGGTTCAACAGCACTTTTGTATTTTCCGTGGCGTATCACTTCCATGTGAATACCGGATTTGTCCTGAAAATCTTTAAAAAACATGATTTCAGACGAAAGACCTTTAAAATCTAAATCTCCCGCAGGGTTTAGATAAACCGTATTGGCAACGGAGTTTAAATAATATTCTTTTTGAGAGTAAGTATTAGCATAAGCCCAAACAAATTTACCTGACTTTTTAAATTTTTCAAGCGCATTCCTTAAATCTTTACATTGCGCAAGTCCCAACGAAGATTGATCGTTTAAGATTGAAATACCTTTAATATTATCGTCAGCTTCAGCGGCTTCAATGGCGTTAATAACATCACTTAAACCAACATCTTTTTGGTCTGAAAAAACGGTAACCCAAGGGTCTTTGTATTTTCCGGCATAGTCATTTCTGATTTTTCTCAGATCTAATTCGATAACAGAATCAGCTTTGGCAGAAACGGTTTCGCTTCCTCCAAAAATAGCTCCAATTAGAAGTACTCCAAAAAAGAATAGCATAATGAATACAAAAATACCAATCACAGTGGCAATTACATTTCCTAGAAATTTCATAAATATGTTTTTTTAATAAGTAGCGATAAGAGGCAATATGTTACAAGTTTTAAAAACAAGTTCTGAATTAAATTGAGAACTCGTTTTACAAATATATTGTTAATTCTAAAATAGTTTTAGTTAATTTGCATTTATTATGAAATCACAGCATCAGGTCGTATTATCTATAGGAAGTAACGAAGGAAATCGTTTAGCAAACATCGAAGATTGTATTCGTTTGATACATCAGGAAGTAGGGACCATAATTCAGGTTTCAAAGCTATATGAAACACCTGCCTGGGGTTTTGAAAGTGATGCTTTTTATAATTGTGCTCTTATTTTACACACCAATGCTTCTGCACAGAAAGTACTTAATCAGGTGCTGAAAGTAGAAAAACAATTAGGACGCATCCGTGGAAATCAGGAAGGATATCAAGCCCGTACGATTGACATTGATCTGATTGTTTTTGACGATGAAATTATTGAGTCGGAAAAACTTCAGATTCCGCACCCGTTAATGCAAAACAGAAAATTTGTATTGCTGCCCATGCAGGATTTGAAATTAGATTGGAAACATCCTGTTTTTCAGAAAACCATATCCGAATTAATTGCAATTACACCGGACGATAGTGTTTGTACTGTTGTTCAGGATTTGAAAAACCCGTTGGGAGATATTCCGCTTGAGAAGTTTAATTATATTGCTTTTGAAGGCAATATCGGGGCAGGAAAAACGACTTTATCACATAAAATAGCGGAAGATTTTAATGCTAAAACCGTTTTAGAACGTTTTGCAGACAATCCGTTTTTGCCTAAGTTTTATAAAGATCAAAACCGATATGCTTTTCCGTTAGAGATGTCTTTTCTGGCAGACCGATACCAGCAGCTATCAGATGATTTGGCTCAATTTGATTTGTTTAAAGATTTTGTGGTAGCCGATTACCATATTTTTAAATCGCTGATTTTTGCCAAAATCACACTTGCTGAAGATGAATATCGTTTGTACAGAAACTTATTTGATATTATCTACAAAGAAATGCAAAAGCCCGATTTGTATGTGTATTTGTATCAGAATACAGGCCGATTGCTGGAAAATATCAAACGACGCGGACGAAATTATGAACAAAATATTTCGGCCGAATATTTAGATAAAATCAATACCGGTTACTTGGATTATATTAAATCACAAACAGATTTAAATGTTCTGATTATTGATGTCTCAGACCGTGATTTTGTAAAAAAACACGAAGACTACCTTTTTATTCTCGATGAAATACGCAAGAAGATCTAAAATTAGATAATGTGGCAATTTGATAATTTGATAATTATTCTGAACGTGGTAAACAGGGCAATTATCCAATTAACACATTTTCAAATTAACACATTATCAAATTGCCACATTATCTATTTCGGCCAGCTAAGTTTTTGGAACAAATCCCAGACTACAATTCCGGCACTTACAGAAATGTTTAAAGAGTGTTTGGTTCCCAATTGCGGAATTTCGATGCAGCCATCGCAAAGAGCAACAGCTTCCTGAGCAACTCCGTAAACTTCATTTCCGAAAACCAAGGCGTATTTTTGATCTTTCTTTACTTCAAAATCCTGAAGAAAAACAGAGCTTTCTACTTGTTCGATGGCAAGCGTCAGTACGTTTTCTTTCTTTAAGTTTTCAATAACCTCCAATACATTTTCATGATGTTCCCAAGCTACAGTTTCGGTAGCGCCAAGAGCGGTTTTGTGAATTTCTTTGTTGGGAGGAGTAGCGGTAATACCACACAGGATTATTTTTTCAATCAAAAAAGCATCAGCGGTTCTGAATACAGATCCTATATTGTGTAAACTGCGAATATCATCCAATACTAAAATCAGCGGTGTTTTTTTGGATTCTTTAAAATCTTCAATTGATTTTCGGTCTAGTTCACTATTTTCAAGTTTTCTCATTTGCATTGCATTCAGGTCATAAAAAAAGCCTCCAAAGATAAGGAAGCTTTTTCGATTATTTTAAATTGTTTTTCAGATTAGCTTTTAACCGGATCTGGTAAAACAGTACCTTTAATGGTAAGTACTTTTGTTGGTTGTCCTTCAGCATTAGAAGTAACCGTTACCGTTTTTGTAAAAGCACCAACTCTGTCAGTAGCATATTTTACACCGATAGTACCTTTTGCACCCGGAGCGATTGGCTCTTTTGGTGAAGTTGGTACCGTACAACCACAAGATCCTTGTGTGTTCGTAATGATAAGTGGCTTGCTTCCGTTGTTTACAAAAACAAACTCACGTTTTCCATCTGCATTGTGAGCGATAGTTCCGTAGTCAATTGTTTCAGTTTCGAAAGCCATTCCAGCTCCTTCAACTTTAGCTGCTTTTTTCTTAGTACTTTGAGCGTTAGAAGCTGTAATTCCAACTACAGTCAACATTGCGATTAAAATTATTTTTTTCATCTTTTTTAGGGTCTTATTTAATTAGTAACAAATCTAGATAAAATTCTTATATGTGCGCTTAAAAAAAGCTTAAAATATTTTAATTTTTGAAGCTCTTCGATATTTCTTTAAAATAGCATAAATTCGCTGTCATAAATTTTTTCATTTAAAATACAATAATTTGGCAGCGAAAGAGAAAGTGGTGAAGGAAACACCCTTAATGAAACAGTACAATGAAATCAAGAGAAAATATCCTGATGCCTGTTTGCTTTTCAGAGTAGGAGATTTCTACGAAACCTTTGGAGAAGACGCCATCAGAGCTTCTAAAATTCTGGGTATAACACTAACAAAAAGAGGTGCGGGTTCTGAAACCGAAACAGCTTTGGCAGGGTTTCCACACCATTCTATTAATACCTATTTGCCAAAATTAGTAAAGGCAGGACTTCGTGTAGCAATTTGCGATCAGTTGGAAGATCCTAAAATGACTAAAACAATCGTGAAACGTGGCGTTACCGAATTGGTGACTCCGGGTGTTTCTTTAAACGATGAGGTTTTACAGTCAAAAACAAATAACTTTTTGGCCTCTGTTTATTTTGCTAAAAACAGTATCGGAGTTTCTTTTCTGGATGTTTCCACGGGTGAATTCTTAGCAGCGCAGGGAAATGCAGAGTATATTGATAAATTATTGCAGAACTTTAGTCCAAGTGAGGTTTTAGTTCCAAAGAATAATAAAAATGATTTTAAGGAGGCTTTCGGAGAGACTTTTCATAGTTTTTATCTGGAAGACTGGATTTATAAAGAAGATTATGCTTTAGAGACCCTTACCAAGCATTTTCAAACCTCTTCACTAAAAGGTTTTGGGATTGAAGAGTTAAAAGAAGGGATTATTGCTTCGGGAGCGGTGTTGTATTATTTGTCGGAAACACAACACAACCGCGTACAGCATATCACAACAATTCAACGAATCGCAGAAGACGCTTATGTTTGGATGGATCGTTTTACCATTCGAAATTTAGAATTATACCACAGTTATAACCCAAATGCAGTTACGCTTCTGGATGTTATTGACAGAACCCTTTCGCCAATGGGAGGACGTTTGTTGAAACGTTGGTTGGCACTTCCTTTAAAAGATAGTACTAAAATAAAAGACCGTCATGAAGTGGTTTCTTATTTGAAATTAAATCAGGAAGTCCTGCAAGACATTCAGTATCAAATCAAACAGATTTCAGATTTGGAGCGTTTGATTTCAAAAATAGCAACAGGGAAAATTTCACCACGCGAGATTGTGTATCTTAAAGAATCGCTGGATGCTATCATTCCAATCAAAACTTTGGCACTTGATAGTCCTCAGGAAGCGGTAAAAGTAATTGGAGACAGTTTGCATGCCTGTGATTTGTTAAGAGAAAAAATTAAAACTACTTTAAATCAGGATGCGCCTGTTGCCGTGGCAAAAGGAAATGTAATTGCAAAAGGCATCAGTGAAGAATTAGATGATTTAAGAGCGATTTCAACCTCCGGAAAAGAATATTTAGAAGGTATTGAAAAAAGAGAATCAGAGCGCACAGGAATTTCTTCGTTGAAGATTTCATTCAATAATGTTTTCGGATATTATATTGAAGTTCGAAATACACATAAAGATAAAGTGCCGACAGAATGGATTCGTAAACAAACCTTGGTAAATGCAGAGCGTTATATTACCGAAGAATTAAAAGAATACGAAACAAAGATCTTAGGTGCAGAAGAGAAGATTCATAAAATCGAAACGGATCTTTTTGAGAAGTTGGTTTCCTGGATTTCGACTTATATAAAGCCGGTTCAGATGAATGCTTATTTGGTGGCGCAATTAGATTGTTTGTGTTCGTTTACGCAACTTGCTATAGAGAATCAGTATGTATGTCCTGAAATTGATGAGACTTTTGAGTTGGAAATTAAGAACGGTAGGCATCCGGTTATCGAGAAACAATTACCGGTTGGAACGCCTTATATAGCCAATGATGTTTTCTTAGACAGAGAAACACAACAGCTTATTATGATTACGGGACCCAATATGTCTGGTAAGTCGGCTATTTTGAGACAAACGGCTTTGATTGTATTGCTGGCTCAAATGGGAAGTTTTGTTCCGGCAGACAGTGTGAGAATGGGGATCGTGGATAAAATTTTTACCAGAGTAGGAGCATCGGATAATATTTCGATGGGAGAATCGACTTTTATGGTAGAGATGAATGAGACGGCTTCTATTTTGAATAATATTTCAGATCGTAGTTTGGTGTTGCTTGATGAAATTGGTAGAGGAACCAGTACGTATGATGGTATTTCTATTGCGTGGGCCATTGCAGAGTTTTTGCATGAGCATCCGGCAAGACCAAAAACGTTATTTGCGACGCATTACCACGAGCTAAATGAAATGACGGAATCATTGCCGAGGATTCAGAATTATAATGTGGCAGTAAAAGAATTAAAAGATACCGTTCTTTTTGTTAGAAAGCTTGTAAAAGGCGGTAGCGCACATAGTTTTGGTATTCATGTAGCGAAAATGGCGGGAATGCCGCAAATTGTTATTTTGAAAGCGCAGAAGTTATTGAAGAAATTAGAGAAGAATCATTCCAGCGATGCTTTAAACGGAATCAAATCCGGAGAAGAAGAAATGCAAATGAGTTTCTTTAATTTAGATGATCCTTTGTTAGAAGAGATAAAAGAAGAAATTATGGGGCTTGATATCAACGCGATCACACCGGTTGAAGCGTTAATGAAGCTTAATGAGATTAAAAGAATGTTAGTGAAAAAATAATTTCATATTTAAAGATTAGGTTATCAGAAAGTTATAAAATAAGTGAAAAATATTTTCAAAAAACGCTTGTATAACTCAATAAATGTCCTAAATTTGCAACCGCAATACAGAACAAGTCAAGTATTGCGGTTCTTATTAGAATGTGAAATGCGAAAATAGCTCAGTTGGTAGAGCGCGACCTTGCCAAGGTCGAGGTCGCGGGTTCGAGCCCCGTTTTTCGCTCAAAACCATATAATGCTCGGATGGTGAAATTGGTAGACACGCTGGACTTAAAATCCAGTGAACAGCAATGTTCGTGCGGGTTCAAGTCCCGCTCTGAGTACTAAAGCCTCTTCTTTTGAAGAGGCTTTTTTTATGGTCTAAACTCATGTCTTTTAAACGTGAGATGATAAAGTGATTTTTTGTATATCCGGTAATCTAAATTCGGTAATCAAAAATCAAAGTCAGCAATCAATAATCTAAAATTTAAAATCTAAAATCAACAATCAAAAATGGGTGCCTTTGTAATTAGTAAGCGGTTTAACGACGAGTATAAATTTGTTTTTACTTCGAGAAAGGGAAAAGTGATATTTACGAGTTTGAGTTATGAATTGAAGTTTGAGTGCGAAGAAGATATTGAGAAATTTAAAGCAAATATGGATCAGGCTAAGTTTTTAAAATTTAAAGGCTCAGGAGGAAAGTATTTTTTTAAATTGATGTTAGGGGAGCTTCATTTTGCGACAAGCCGTAAATACACGACAGAATTGCTTTTGCAGAAAGGAATCAAGGAGATTGTTACGTACGGCTCACGATCTGAGATTTTGGACTTCTCATCAAGTGAATCGATTTTCGAAGACGAAGAGGAGGGGGAGGAAGCGGTTTTGGATGAAGAGATGATGGAGGGGTAAAATTCCAAAATTTTGAAATTCCAAATTCCAACTTTTGAAACTGTTTTTTAAAAAAAGGGGCTTGTTTTTGTCATTTCGACGAAGGAGAAATCGCACGCGTAACTCGACAAAGATTTTTCTTTCCTGAGTGGAAATGTTATTGTGATTTCTTGTGCCGAAATGAACAAGATTGTTGGAAAATAGGGCTTGTAGATCTGTATTGAAAATAGTTAATAGTAGTGGTGTGGTGTTGGATTGAATGAAGGGGTGTTTTTAAAGGTAGGTTCCTCTATAGTGATTTGAGAAATATATATAACAAAAAAAGGATTAAAGATCTAATACGGTCTTTAATCCTTTTTTGTTATAAGGTGTTCTTGTTTTATTTTAAAATTCAAAGCGAAGCTTGGAATTCAAGATTTGGAATTTGGAATTTCAAAATGTTGGAATTTCCAAGAACCTTGGTTTCTGGGTATAAAAAAAAGCTATCTGTTAAAAGATAGCTTTTTAATTTTTTGAGTAATTTAGAATTACTTTTTAGCAGGAGCAGCAGCTTCTTCAACTTTTGCAGCAGCTGAATCAACTTTTGCAGCAGCAGAATCAACAGTTGCAGCAGCAGAATCAACTACAGCAGCAGCAGAATCAACAGCAACAGCAGTAGAATCTACAGCTTCAGTAGCTGCAGCGTCAGCTTTTTTACAAGATACAACAGTTAAAACAGCAACAACAGCTAAACTTAAAAATACTTTTTTCATCTTACTTTATTATAAAAGGTTAATTATTAATTCGTGGCAAAGATATAAATTTTTTAATATGTAAAATATTTTTTTATTTTTTTTTTAAAATATTTTCATCGCTCACGATTATCTTAATTATCAAAAAATATGCCAAAATAGTTAAATTGTGTTGTATTGTGGTATATTTTGCGTAAATTATCGATCGCTGCATATTCAATAAGAAAAAGGGCGCTTTTTATGGTCTTCATTGTGGTTTATTTTACTTTTTGATGATTATTTAATAATCGCCAAATAGATTGATGCCCTTTTTTGAAAGTATTTTTTATGATTTACGACTCAAAATTTAGTTTTTGTTAATCGGAGTTGTTACGAAACGATTTCCATAACGCTGTTTGTAGCTCCTTTATTGTCCTGAATAAACGACTTACAGATTTGTGCTTTTTCTTTATAATAAGTTTCGTCCGAGATCAAACGATCCAGATTTTGTTTTAGCTCCTCTTTGTTGTTGATAACGGTACAGCCTCCAAGCGTTACCAATTGTACAGCCTCGGCAAAATTAGCGTAGTTTGGACCAATCACAATTGGAATGCCAAAAGTAGCCGGTTCTAGAATGTTATGAATGCCTGGGTTTCCAAATCCACCTCCTACGTAGGCAATCGTTCCATAACTATATATTTTAGTCAATAAGCCTATTGTGTCAATAATAAAGACATTATAAGTAGGTAGGTCGCTGTTTTCTTTTTCAGAATATAGGACAGCTGATTTCGTAATTTGAGCTGTGAGGCTCGCAATCTGATCTGCTTTTATATTATGTGGGGCAATAATGAACTTTACATTTTCAGGAGCCTGATTGATGTATTCGGCTAATAAGGCTTCGTCTTTTGGCCATGAACTTCCGATAACAATTGTGGTTTGATTGTTTTTGAAATTTTCAATAAAATCAAGCGTATTGTCTCTTTCTAAAATAGCATTCACTCGGTCAAAACGAGTGTCACCGGAAACAATCACATTGTGGAAGCCAAGAGCTTCTATCTTTTCTTTTGAACTTTGATTTTGTACAAAGAAGTAAGTAAATGTTTTTAAAGCTTCACGATAAAATCCGCCATACCATTTAAAAAACATCTGACTGTCTCTGAAAATTCCGGAAACTAAATAAGTAGGTGTTTTGTTTTCTTTGAGTTCTTTCAGGTAATTAAGCCAGAATTCATATTTGATAAAAAATACCAGTTCGGGATGTGCTAGTTTTAAAAAACGTTTAGCGTTGCTTTTGGTGTCTAAAGGCAGGTATAAGGTAACATCTGCTACTGTGTTATTTTTACGCACTTCGTATCCGGAAGGGGAAAAGAAGGTAACAATGATTTTGTGTGAAGGGTATTTTTCTTTGATTTTTTCAATAACAGGAAGGCCTTGTTCGTACTCTCCAAGAGAGGCAGCGTGAAACCAGATTGTTCTGTCTGTGGGTTTTATCTTTTCTTCCAATATCGTGAAGACGTTTTTTCTTCCCTCTGTAAAAAGCTTAATTTTCGGACTAAATAAGGAAACAATTTTCAGAAAAAACGTAGCAAGATAAACGACTAAATTGTATAGAAAAAGCATGTGTGTAATTTTGGTGCTAAAATACGTTTCTTTCCATTATTTTTCATTGTTTGAAGGTATTAAATAACTATTTTTGTTCTTCGTTTTGAAGATTGAATTCCAAAAACAAATCTTAAGTTTTAAAATAAAGAAAGATAAATGAAAAAAATTCAAATGGTTGACTTAAAGAGTCAATACGAGAAAATAAAAACTACAGTTGATGCTTCGATTCAAGAAGTTTTAGATACAAATACTTATATAAACGGACCATTAGTTCATCAGTTTCAAAAAAATCTGGAAGACTATTTAGGTGCAAAACACGTAATTCCTTGCGCAAACGGAACCGATGCCTTGCAAATTGCGATGATGGGATTGGATCTTAAACCGGGAGATGAGGTTATTACAGCAGATTTTACCTTTGCTGCAACAGTTGAGGTGATTGCTTTGTTGCAATTGACTCCGGTTTTGGTTGATGTTGATATGAATAATATGAACATTGATATCGAAGCGCTTAAAAATGCAATTACTCCAAAAACAAAAGCAATTGTTCCGGTACATTTATTCGGACGTGCTGCTAATATGGATGCGATCATGGAAATTGCTGCTGAGCACAATTTATATGTAATTGAAGACAATGCGCAAGCAATTGGAGCGGATTATATTTCTAAGTCAGGAGTAAAAAGCAAAGTTGGAGTAATTGGTCACGTGGCTGCTACTTCATTTTTCCCGTCTAAAAACTTAGGTTGTTACGGAGATGGTGGAGCGATTTTCACAAACGATGATAAATTGGCTCACATTATCCGCGGAATCGTAAATCACGGAATGTACGAGCGTTACCACCACGATGTTGTGGGTGTGAATTCACGTTTAGACAGTATCCAAGCTGCTGTTTTAAATGCGAAATTACCTTTATTGGACGAATATAATACAGCACGTCGTTTGGCTGCAACAAAATACAACGCTGCTTTTGCAGGGAATAAAAAGATTATAACTCCGGAATTTGATGTGGATCAAAACGATCACGTTTTTCATCAGTATGTTTTAAGAGTTATTGATGCGGACCGTAATGGTTTAATGCAACATTTGTTGGACAAAGGAATTCCTTGTGCGATTTACTACCCAATTCCTTTGCATTCACAAAAAGCGTATGTTGATGTTCGTTATAAAGAAGAGCAGTTTCCTGTTACCAATCAATTAGTACAGGAAGTAATCGCTTTACCGATGCATACAGAATTAGATGACGAACAGATTAAATTTATTACCGATAGTGTTATTGAATTTTTGAAATAGAGTAAACTTAATTATTAGCCATATAAAATAACCACAAAATGAAAGTATTAGTAACGGGAGGTTTAGGATTTATCGGATCACATACAGTAGTCGAATTGCAAAATGAAGGCTTTGAAGTTGTAATAATTGATGATCTTTCTAATTCTTCAGAAGATGTTTTAAAAGGAATTGAGAAAATTACGGGAAAACTTCCGCTGTTTGAAAAAATAGATTTACGGGAGAAGTCCAAAGTTCAGGATTTCTTTAAAAAACACAATGACGTTACTGGGGTTATTCATTTTGCGGCTTCAAAGGCAGTGGGCGAGAGTGTTGAAAATCCACTTTTGTACTACGAAAACAATATCAGCACTTTGGTGTATTTGTTACAGCAATTGGAACAAAAACCGGAGGCAAGTTTTATTTTTAGTTCTTCTTGTACGGTTTACGGTCAAGCCGAAAATATGCCGATTACAGAAGATGCTCCTGTCCAAACCGCAATGTCTCCTTATGGAAATACCAAGCAAATAGGAGAAGAAATCATAACAGATACGGCTAAAGTAACGAATATCAGTGCTATTCTGTTGCGCTATTTTAATCCGGTTGGAGCTCACGCTTCGACAGAGATTGGAGAGTTGCCAATTGGAGTTCCTCAGAATTTAGTGCCTTTTATCACACAAACCGGTATCGGATTGCGTCAGGAGTTATCTGTTTTTGGAGATGATTATCCAACGACGGACGGAACGGCGGTTCGAGATTATATTCACGTGGTTGATTTGGCAAAAGCACACGTTATTGCTTTACAGCGTTTATTCAAT is a window from the Flavobacterium cupriresistens genome containing:
- the sppA gene encoding signal peptide peptidase SppA, with product MKFLGNVIATVIGIFVFIMLFFFGVLLIGAIFGGSETVSAKADSVIELDLRKIRNDYAGKYKDPWVTVFSDQKDVGLSDVINAIEAAEADDNIKGISILNDQSSLGLAQCKDLRNALEKFKKSGKFVWAYANTYSQKEYYLNSVANTVYLNPAGDLDFKGLSSEIMFFKDFQDKSGIHMEVIRHGKYKSAVEPFLENKMSDANREQVTALLNSIWSTVSNDISKSRNIPVAKLNEIANGLLARTPEMAKAQHLVDIIAYEDVYHNAIKKALKVADDEEYNKISILDYTQNNITTALANTSSDQIAIIYAQGEIQSGEGDVTVIGEGSMRRSLQEARKNKDVKAIVLRIDSPGGSALTSDLIWREIEITKKVKPIVVSMGNYAASGGYYIACNANKIFAESNTITGSIGVFGVLPNFTPLATKLGINTEQVKTHENSANYSPFVPLDENFKAFTLEGVENIYKTFVTRVAEGRKMTFAQVDAIAQGRVWSGSEAIKIGLVDQIGGLNAAIAEAAKIAKIKSYSTQNYPEYEKSFDDLLSGLPFAKSKEAFIKEEIGEENYRILEQVKRFQKQKGVQAMLPYGINIQ
- the folK gene encoding 2-amino-4-hydroxy-6-hydroxymethyldihydropteridine diphosphokinase, with the protein product MKSQHQVVLSIGSNEGNRLANIEDCIRLIHQEVGTIIQVSKLYETPAWGFESDAFYNCALILHTNASAQKVLNQVLKVEKQLGRIRGNQEGYQARTIDIDLIVFDDEIIESEKLQIPHPLMQNRKFVLLPMQDLKLDWKHPVFQKTISELIAITPDDSVCTVVQDLKNPLGDIPLEKFNYIAFEGNIGAGKTTLSHKIAEDFNAKTVLERFADNPFLPKFYKDQNRYAFPLEMSFLADRYQQLSDDLAQFDLFKDFVVADYHIFKSLIFAKITLAEDEYRLYRNLFDIIYKEMQKPDLYVYLYQNTGRLLENIKRRGRNYEQNISAEYLDKINTGYLDYIKSQTDLNVLIIDVSDRDFVKKHEDYLFILDEIRKKI
- a CDS encoding RNA methyltransferase translates to MRKLENSELDRKSIEDFKESKKTPLILVLDDIRSLHNIGSVFRTADAFLIEKIILCGITATPPNKEIHKTALGATETVAWEHHENVLEVIENLKKENVLTLAIEQVESSVFLQDFEVKKDQKYALVFGNEVYGVAQEAVALCDGCIEIPQLGTKHSLNISVSAGIVVWDLFQKLSWPK
- a CDS encoding DUF1573 domain-containing protein; translation: MKKIILIAMLTVVGITASNAQSTKKKAAKVEGAGMAFETETIDYGTIAHNADGKREFVFVNNGSKPLIITNTQGSCGCTVPTSPKEPIAPGAKGTIGVKYATDRVGAFTKTVTVTSNAEGQPTKVLTIKGTVLPDPVKS
- the mutS gene encoding DNA mismatch repair protein MutS; the encoded protein is MAAKEKVVKETPLMKQYNEIKRKYPDACLLFRVGDFYETFGEDAIRASKILGITLTKRGAGSETETALAGFPHHSINTYLPKLVKAGLRVAICDQLEDPKMTKTIVKRGVTELVTPGVSLNDEVLQSKTNNFLASVYFAKNSIGVSFLDVSTGEFLAAQGNAEYIDKLLQNFSPSEVLVPKNNKNDFKEAFGETFHSFYLEDWIYKEDYALETLTKHFQTSSLKGFGIEELKEGIIASGAVLYYLSETQHNRVQHITTIQRIAEDAYVWMDRFTIRNLELYHSYNPNAVTLLDVIDRTLSPMGGRLLKRWLALPLKDSTKIKDRHEVVSYLKLNQEVLQDIQYQIKQISDLERLISKIATGKISPREIVYLKESLDAIIPIKTLALDSPQEAVKVIGDSLHACDLLREKIKTTLNQDAPVAVAKGNVIAKGISEELDDLRAISTSGKEYLEGIEKRESERTGISSLKISFNNVFGYYIEVRNTHKDKVPTEWIRKQTLVNAERYITEELKEYETKILGAEEKIHKIETDLFEKLVSWISTYIKPVQMNAYLVAQLDCLCSFTQLAIENQYVCPEIDETFELEIKNGRHPVIEKQLPVGTPYIANDVFLDRETQQLIMITGPNMSGKSAILRQTALIVLLAQMGSFVPADSVRMGIVDKIFTRVGASDNISMGESTFMVEMNETASILNNISDRSLVLLDEIGRGTSTYDGISIAWAIAEFLHEHPARPKTLFATHYHELNEMTESLPRIQNYNVAVKELKDTVLFVRKLVKGGSAHSFGIHVAKMAGMPQIVILKAQKLLKKLEKNHSSDALNGIKSGEEEMQMSFFNLDDPLLEEIKEEIMGLDINAITPVEALMKLNEIKRMLVKK
- a CDS encoding DUF1508 domain-containing protein → MGAFVISKRFNDEYKFVFTSRKGKVIFTSLSYELKFECEEDIEKFKANMDQAKFLKFKGSGGKYFFKLMLGELHFATSRKYTTELLLQKGIKEIVTYGSRSEILDFSSSESIFEDEEEGEEAVLDEEMMEG
- a CDS encoding PG1828 family lipoprotein encodes the protein MKKVFLSLAVVAVLTVVSCKKADAAATEAVDSTAVAVDSAAAVVDSAAATVDSAAAKVDSAAAKVEEAAAPAKK
- a CDS encoding 3-deoxy-D-manno-octulosonic acid transferase translates to MLFLYNLVVYLATFFLKIVSLFSPKIKLFTEGRKNVFTILEEKIKPTDRTIWFHAASLGEYEQGLPVIEKIKEKYPSHKIIVTFFSPSGYEVRKNNTVADVTLYLPLDTKSNAKRFLKLAHPELVFFIKYEFWLNYLKELKENKTPTYLVSGIFRDSQMFFKWYGGFYREALKTFTYFFVQNQSSKEKIEALGFHNVIVSGDTRFDRVNAILERDNTLDFIENFKNNQTTIVIGSSWPKDEALLAEYINQAPENVKFIIAPHNIKADQIASLTAQITKSAVLYSEKENSDLPTYNVFIIDTIGLLTKIYSYGTIAYVGGGFGNPGIHNILEPATFGIPIVIGPNYANFAEAVQLVTLGGCTVINNKEELKQNLDRLISDETYYKEKAQICKSFIQDNKGATNSVMEIVS